CCCATGCTTGCCAGCCAATCCGTATAGGTCTGGAGAACATCGTAGACGTAGTCGTACAGGTTGAACTTAAGGAATGCCGTACTGACCAGCAGGATCAGCAGGAATTCAGCTAATACAGCCACCATGCCGGCGGTTAATGTAGACATCGCTGATGCACGCTTCTTGTAACGGTGTCCCATCACCAGCGCCGGAATCAGGAAGTAGGCCGCGATCAGAATGTAGAACGGAGTAATCAGGCCTACAATCAGCAGGACCGGCACCAGGTGCAGGATGAACTGCTTGGTGCTTAAGGTGGTGTAGAGCACTATGGCCGGAATAATCATAAACAGTGTTGTAATAAGCAGCAACGGGGTTGACAGAGATAACAGCAGCAGCAGATAAGCGATGCTCCAAGCCACAGATGTCCAGCGAAATTTCAACAGTATTCACCTCTTACGCATATGTTCTTCTAACGCAGATATATCCTGGTACCACTCTTCCAGCTGATGCCCTTCCTGCCTGTGCTTTCTCAGCTTCTCCATCAGCAGATCATCCAGATCACGATAAGGGATACCAAGTCTGCGCCCCAGGATATATGAGCTCATAAGCAGGCTGGCCAGGCTGTCGCCTACACGGGCGGTGCTGCCTTCCCACAACGCCTTGAATAATCTTGAGACTTGATCAATCACTTCGGTCTTTAACCACTCAATTACCTTGGCGCGTTTGGCCACATCCAGATCCTTCGGCACATTGGGCACGTCTCTCTACCTCCGGCAAAAAGCATTATTCTCCATTATAGCATAAAAATTTCCGGGCCACACAGCTGCCTCCCGCCCCCGGGGCGAAGGGTACAGCAGCCTTCATACCTTATAACTCACTGCTTTTCCGAAAAAAGCCCGCATTCCGTGATGCCGGAAATACAGGCCTTTGTCCCTTCAGCATTGCCTATCCGATGATGAGATTATAACGATTCCAGCGATTGCCGGGACACGAACTTCTCGCAATATTCAATAATCTGGCTCCGTCTGACAATACCGATGAACCGTTTCATATCGTCTACAACCGGCACAAAGTTCTGCACCTTGGCCAGATTAATCAGATCCTCCATATCCGCATCGATCGAGACCGGCAGATTGTTCATCCGCAGCGGCACATCCTTCAGCAGAAATTTGGAAGCATTCTCAAAAGTAACCGAACCGCCGGACTCCTTCATGTACCAGAGCAGATCACCTTCCGTAACCGTTCCGGCATATTCCCCGTGCTTGTTCAGGATCGGCACGGCCGTATATCGGTGAAACTCCATCCGTTCCAGGGTCTGGCGCAGCGTTGAATCCAGAGTAACGCAGGCTACCTCCTGTTTCGGAAGTAAAAAAAACGCAATATTCATCTCTTGATCCTCCTCAAAGAGTTCCGAAGGAATGATGCTCTACCTTCCTTGCTGTAAGGCCCACCGTAGTTATACGCCTGACGCAGCAGTTCGTTCCACCCCATTATAACATGAAGACAGTAAACAGCAGCCATTAACCTTGCACAATGGCTGCTGTTATTCATGTCTTACTGTACGGCTGGTGTAGCCGTAGGCTCCAGTGCATTGCCGGCCTTGCCCGGTTCAATCAGCTGGTCCACCGGTGTGCCGGGGTTCATCCAGTTATCAATCAGTGCTTTGGCCTTGTTCAGATCCTCTTCGTTCACAATATCGTAGTAAATCCCGTCGATACGCTTGCCTTCTCCCATTACGGTGAAGCTGGAGATATCCATGTCCTTGCCGCCCATGAATTTCTTGGCCAGGCTGATAATCATGGAAGGCTCGATATCCGTTTTGAAATTATCGCCCATAATATCCAGCAGCTCAGGGATATTGCCGATCTGGCTGATCGATAACATTTTATTCGCTACCACATCAATAAAGACCTGTTGCCGCTTCGTGCGGTTGAAGTCGCTATCCTCACGGTAACGGGTATAGTTCAGCGCCTCTTCGCCGTTGTAGTTCGACTTATTGGCTTTAATCGTGAACTTCTCATGGTCTTTGCCTTTGTTGACAATATCCTTCTTGATCGGCAGAGGCACGCCGCCAAT
This region of Paenibacillus sp. FSL K6-1096 genomic DNA includes:
- a CDS encoding MazG-like family protein — translated: MPKDLDVAKRAKVIEWLKTEVIDQVSRLFKALWEGSTARVGDSLASLLMSSYILGRRLGIPYRDLDDLLMEKLRKHRQEGHQLEEWYQDISALEEHMRKR
- a CDS encoding CBS domain-containing protein: MNIAFFLLPKQEVACVTLDSTLRQTLERMEFHRYTAVPILNKHGEYAGTVTEGDLLWYMKESGGSVTFENASKFLLKDVPLRMNNLPVSIDADMEDLINLAKVQNFVPVVDDMKRFIGIVRRSQIIEYCEKFVSRQSLESL